A region of the Pantoea alfalfae genome:
TCGTCGCAGCCAACTGGCTTTGTGTTGATTCATTCGCCCTCCTGATGACCGGATACAGAGTCCTGAATGCCCTGCGCATGCCATAGCGCCGCGCTTATTTCTGGCGTATTGTGTCACAAATCCGCGACTAAAGAGAGCCTGACCCATGACCATCGAATGGTGGCTGACCTACCTGCTTACCACCACAATTCTCAGCCTGTCGCCCGGTTCCGGCGCAATCAATACCATGAGTACCGGTATCAGCCATGGCTATCGCGGCACAGTAGCCTCGATCACGGGTTTGCAGGTTGGCCTGGCGCTGCACATCGTGCTGGTCGGCATCGGACTGGGTGCGCTGTTTTCTCAGTCGCTGCTGGCGTTTGAAATCCTGAAGTGGGCCGGTGCGGCCTATCTGGTCTGGCTGGGTATTCAGCAGTGGCGCTCAGCAGGTGGCATCGATCTTGATGCGGTCGCCAAAGCGATGCCGCGTCGTCGCCTGTTCAAACGCGCCGTGCTGGTTAACCTGACCAACCCGAAAAGCATCGTCTTTCTGGCTGCCCTGTTCCCGCAGTTTATCCAGCCACATCAGCCGCTGTTTATGCAGTATCTGGTGCTGGGTGTGACCACGGTGGTGGTCGATATCATCGTAATGATTGGCTACGCAACACTGGCCACACACATTGCTGGCTGGATTAAAGGGCCAAAGCAGATGAAGTTAATGAACCGCATTTTTGGTGGACTGTTTATGGCGGTGGGCGCACTGCTGGCCAGCGCCAGAAAAATCGCTTAACACTTTTTGCGCCGACACACTGAGGTCGGCGCGAACACTCCCTGTTTAACCCCTTCTTCCCAGGCACCATTAAGGCGCAGTCAGCGGCACCGCACGTAATACAATGATGCCCGACTTCGACTGCATATATTCCCTGAACGGCACATCGACAACTTTGCGATTAGCGGCCAGTGATGAAGCGTTCCTGAACCACCATTTCCCATCATGCCGGACGGCAATCCCGGCATGCGAGACATCCAGCCCCTGAGCGGGCGTGTAAACCCCA
Encoded here:
- the rhtB gene encoding homoserine/homoserine lactone efflux protein, with product MTIEWWLTYLLTTTILSLSPGSGAINTMSTGISHGYRGTVASITGLQVGLALHIVLVGIGLGALFSQSLLAFEILKWAGAAYLVWLGIQQWRSAGGIDLDAVAKAMPRRRLFKRAVLVNLTNPKSIVFLAALFPQFIQPHQPLFMQYLVLGVTTVVVDIIVMIGYATLATHIAGWIKGPKQMKLMNRIFGGLFMAVGALLASARKIA